From a single Clostridium isatidis genomic region:
- a CDS encoding ribonucleoside-diphosphate reductase subunit alpha — protein sequence MSYLNNICKAALDGIDKNRGIYTEEKLIKALKNIIRPNMTNEEIRDSVIQIALELTSDMEPDWQFAAAKLFVLKIYDNIKEKRGILEEKKLYSNLYEFILELTEKGLYGKYILENYSKEEILELEKEIKPERDFLFTYSGINLLASRYLIQDYDRSILELPQQMFMGIAMHLAIPEKKEIRVEWAKRFYNVLSSLKATMATPTMSNARKPFYQLSSCFIDTVEDSLKGIYKSLDNFAEVSKFGGGMGIYIGKVRASGSPIRGFKGASGGVIPWIKLFNDTAIAVDQLGVRNGSVAIWLDIWHKDIPDFLQIKTNNGDDRKKAHDIFPGICYPNLFWKLAENDIDANWYMMCPHEIKLIKGYSLEDYYGEEWEKKYYECVEDDRISKRVMPVKDIVRLIIKSAAETGTPFAFFRDTVNKMNPNKHKGMIYSSNLCTEIMQNMSPMDIQQSEIIDENGDKVIVEKINAGDFVVCNLSSIVLGNVDINNDEELSYVVETQIRAMDNVIDLNYYAVPFAEVTNKRYRSIGLGTSGYHHMLVNNMLHWTDEKHKDFADKVYEKINYYAIKASNNIAKEKGAYSYFEGSDWESGEYFDLRGYKSEAWNELREEVNKHGIRNGYLIAIAPNGSTATIAGTSEGVDPVILRFWLEEKKGSIIPKTAPNLNERNYWYYNSAYNIDQKWSVQINGIRQRHIDQGQSFNLYITNNYTMRQIMNLYIEACKVGVKSIYYVRSKSLSVSDCESCSA from the coding sequence ATGAGTTATTTGAATAATATTTGCAAAGCGGCTTTAGACGGGATAGATAAGAATAGAGGAATATATACAGAAGAGAAACTTATAAAAGCATTAAAAAACATAATAAGACCAAATATGACTAATGAAGAAATAAGAGATTCAGTAATACAGATAGCCTTAGAATTAACCTCTGATATGGAACCAGATTGGCAATTTGCAGCAGCAAAATTATTTGTCCTTAAAATTTATGACAATATTAAAGAAAAAAGAGGTATTTTAGAAGAAAAAAAATTGTATAGTAATTTATATGAGTTTATTTTAGAACTAACAGAGAAGGGCCTTTATGGAAAATATATATTAGAAAACTATAGTAAAGAAGAAATTTTAGAATTAGAAAAAGAAATTAAGCCAGAAAGAGATTTTCTTTTTACTTATAGTGGTATTAATCTTTTAGCAAGCAGGTATTTAATTCAAGATTATGATAGAAGTATTTTAGAATTACCTCAACAGATGTTTATGGGAATAGCTATGCATTTAGCAATCCCAGAGAAAAAAGAAATAAGAGTGGAATGGGCTAAGAGATTTTATAATGTTTTAAGTTCTTTAAAGGCAACAATGGCAACGCCAACAATGTCAAATGCAAGAAAACCTTTCTATCAGTTAAGTTCCTGCTTTATAGATACAGTAGAGGACAGCCTAAAGGGAATTTATAAATCCTTAGACAATTTTGCAGAAGTATCAAAATTTGGCGGTGGAATGGGAATATACATTGGAAAGGTTAGAGCATCTGGTTCACCAATAAGAGGATTTAAAGGGGCTTCTGGTGGAGTTATACCATGGATAAAATTATTTAATGATACAGCTATAGCAGTAGATCAATTAGGAGTTAGAAATGGATCAGTAGCAATATGGCTAGACATATGGCATAAAGATATACCAGATTTTCTTCAAATAAAAACAAATAATGGAGATGATAGAAAAAAAGCACATGATATCTTTCCAGGAATATGTTATCCAAATTTGTTTTGGAAGCTTGCAGAAAATGATATAGATGCCAATTGGTATATGATGTGCCCTCATGAGATAAAATTAATTAAAGGCTATTCACTAGAAGATTATTATGGTGAAGAGTGGGAAAAGAAGTATTACGAATGTGTAGAAGATGACAGAATAAGCAAAAGAGTTATGCCAGTTAAGGATATAGTTAGACTGATAATAAAAAGTGCAGCAGAAACAGGTACACCTTTTGCTTTCTTTAGAGATACAGTAAATAAAATGAACCCAAATAAACATAAGGGTATGATATATTCATCAAATCTTTGTACTGAAATAATGCAAAATATGAGCCCTATGGATATTCAGCAATCAGAAATAATAGATGAAAATGGAGATAAAGTAATTGTAGAAAAAATTAATGCTGGAGATTTTGTTGTATGTAATTTATCTTCAATTGTTCTTGGAAATGTAGATATAAATAATGATGAGGAATTATCTTATGTAGTAGAAACACAAATAAGAGCCATGGATAATGTTATTGATTTAAATTATTATGCAGTTCCTTTTGCAGAGGTAACCAATAAAAGATATAGATCAATAGGTCTTGGAACAAGCGGATATCATCATATGCTTGTAAATAATATGCTTCACTGGACTGATGAAAAACATAAGGATTTTGCAGATAAGGTTTATGAAAAAATAAACTATTATGCTATAAAGGCAAGTAACAATATTGCAAAGGAAAAGGGAGCTTATTCCTACTTTGAAGGTTCAGATTGGGAAAGTGGAGAGTATTTTGACCTAAGGGGATATAAATCAGAAGCTTGGAATGAGTTAAGAGAAGAAGTAAATAAGCATGGAATAAGAAATGGCTATTTAATCGCCATTGCTCCTAATGGTTCTACAGCAACTATTGCAGGAACGTCAGAAGGTGTTGATCCAGTAATTTTAAGATTTTGGTTGGAAGAAAAGAAAGGAAGCATAATTCCTAAAACTGCTCCAAACTTAAATGAAAGAAATTATTGGTACTATAATTCTGCTTATAATATAGATCAAAAGTGGTCTGTTCAAATTAATGGAATAAGACAAAGACATATAGATCAAGGACAGTCCTTCAATCTTTATATAACAAATAATTACACAATGAGACAAATAATGAACTTATATATTGAAGCTTGTAAGGTGGGAGTAAAATCAATATATTATGTAAGATCAAAATCTTTATCAGTAAGCGATTGTGAAAGCTGTTCAGCATAA
- a CDS encoding ribonucleotide-diphosphate reductase subunit beta has product MNINKKPLFNEFGDTEISKKRIINGNTTNLNDFNNMKYTWVSNWYRQGMNNFWIPEEINLSQDLKDYNDKLTEEERIAYDKILSFLIFLDSIQTANLSNINNYITASEINLCLTIQAFQEAVHSQSYSYMLDTICSPEKRNEILYQWKDDEILLKRNKFIGDLYNNFINNPNTENLLKTIMANYILEGIYFYSGFMFFYNLERNKKMPGSAQVIRYINRDENTHLWLFRNIIKELQTENPEIFTETIKRELVEMMKEGVKNEIEWGHYVIGDKIQGINKELINSYIKYLGNIRMKAIGFDYIYEGYNENPAKWVDILADANSVKTDFFEARSTAYAKAAALIDDL; this is encoded by the coding sequence ATGAATATAAATAAGAAGCCGTTATTTAATGAATTTGGAGATACAGAAATATCAAAAAAAAGGATAATAAATGGTAATACTACTAATTTAAATGATTTTAATAATATGAAATATACTTGGGTTTCAAATTGGTATAGGCAGGGAATGAATAATTTTTGGATACCGGAAGAAATAAACTTATCTCAAGATTTAAAAGACTATAATGATAAATTGACAGAAGAGGAAAGGATAGCCTACGATAAGATACTATCATTTTTAATCTTTTTAGATTCAATACAGACAGCAAATCTATCAAATATAAATAATTATATAACTGCAAGTGAAATAAATCTATGCTTAACAATTCAAGCCTTTCAAGAAGCCGTTCATTCACAAAGTTATAGTTATATGTTAGATACAATTTGCTCGCCAGAAAAAAGAAATGAAATTCTTTACCAATGGAAAGATGATGAGATTTTATTAAAAAGAAATAAATTTATAGGGGATTTATATAATAATTTTATTAATAATCCTAATACTGAAAACTTATTAAAAACTATAATGGCAAATTATATTCTTGAAGGAATATATTTTTATTCAGGATTTATGTTCTTCTATAATTTAGAAAGAAATAAAAAAATGCCAGGTTCTGCTCAAGTAATTAGATATATAAATAGAGATGAAAATACACATCTTTGGTTATTTAGAAACATAATAAAAGAATTACAAACAGAAAATCCTGAAATTTTTACAGAAACTATTAAAAGAGAATTAGTAGAAATGATGAAAGAAGGGGTGAAAAACGAAATAGAGTGGGGACACTATGTTATAGGAGATAAAATTCAAGGTATAAATAAGGAACTTATAAATAGTTATATAAAATATTTAGGTAATATAAGAATGAAAGCAATTGGTTTTGATTATATATATGAAGGATATAATGAAAATCCAGCTAAGTGGGTAGATATACTAGCTGATGCAAATTCTGTAAAAACGGACTTTTTTGAAGCAAGGTCTACTGCCTATGCAAAAGCAGCAGCATTAATTGATGATTTATAA
- the ptsP gene encoding phosphoenolpyruvate--protein phosphotransferase — MKKGIAASKGYAIGKVFIQEHEEIVITDAKVTNVEAEKETLQKALDKSKEQLTAIKEKTLAEIGEHEAQVFEAHLTLLDDPEFTGGMLAEIEANSVNAMKAVENVTNTFVMIFESMEDEYMKERAADIKDVSKRIIANLAGKGENALASVEENTVIVAHDLTPSDTAQLDRSKVIGFLTNIGGRTSHSAIMARTLEIPAIVGLKDITTSVKNGDTVILDGIEGICIINPEQSVIDEYTAKRDKFLKEQEELKKLIEVKTVTKSGKRIEVCGNIGSPADAEAVLANGGDGVGLFRTEFLYMDRDSAPTEEEQFEAYKKVLEIMKGKKVVIRTLDIGGDKTLPYLPLPQEMNPFLGYRAIRLCLDRKDIFRVQIRALLRASVYGQLAVMFPMISGLEEFQQAKAFVDECKAELRAEGIPYSEDIEWGIMVEIPAAAVYADELAKYVDFFSIGTNDLIQYTLAADRMSEKVSYLYNPMHPAVLRLIKMTIDGAHKHGKWVGMCGEMAGDENAIPTLVEYGLDEFSMSATSILTAKKIILDQE; from the coding sequence ATGAAAAAAGGTATAGCTGCATCTAAGGGTTATGCAATAGGAAAAGTATTTATACAAGAACATGAAGAAATAGTAATAACAGATGCTAAGGTAACTAATGTAGAAGCAGAAAAGGAAACTCTACAAAAGGCTTTAGATAAGTCAAAGGAACAATTAACAGCTATTAAAGAAAAAACTCTAGCAGAAATTGGCGAGCATGAAGCACAAGTTTTTGAAGCACATCTAACCTTATTAGATGATCCAGAATTTACTGGTGGTATGTTAGCTGAAATAGAAGCAAATAGTGTAAACGCTATGAAAGCAGTTGAAAATGTTACAAATACCTTTGTAATGATATTTGAATCTATGGAAGATGAATATATGAAGGAAAGAGCTGCTGATATAAAAGACGTTTCAAAGAGAATTATTGCTAACTTAGCCGGAAAAGGAGAAAATGCTTTAGCATCAGTTGAAGAAAATACTGTAATTGTTGCTCATGATTTAACACCATCAGATACAGCTCAACTAGATAGAAGTAAAGTTATTGGTTTCTTAACTAATATAGGTGGAAGAACATCTCACTCAGCTATTATGGCAAGAACTTTAGAAATACCAGCTATAGTAGGGCTTAAAGATATAACAACCTCAGTTAAAAACGGAGATACAGTAATATTAGATGGTATCGAAGGAATATGTATAATAAATCCTGAACAATCAGTTATTGATGAATATACAGCTAAAAGAGATAAATTCTTAAAAGAACAAGAAGAATTAAAGAAACTTATTGAAGTAAAAACAGTAACTAAGTCAGGTAAAAGAATAGAAGTTTGTGGAAACATAGGATCACCAGCAGATGCTGAAGCTGTTTTAGCAAATGGTGGCGATGGAGTTGGATTATTTAGAACAGAATTCTTATATATGGATAGAGATTCTGCACCAACAGAAGAAGAACAATTTGAAGCATATAAGAAAGTTCTTGAAATAATGAAGGGTAAGAAAGTAGTTATAAGAACTCTTGATATCGGAGGAGATAAAACTCTACCATATTTACCATTACCACAAGAAATGAATCCATTCTTAGGTTATAGAGCTATAAGATTATGCTTAGATAGAAAAGATATATTTAGAGTTCAAATAAGAGCTTTACTAAGAGCATCAGTTTATGGACAACTAGCAGTAATGTTCCCAATGATTTCTGGATTAGAAGAATTCCAACAAGCTAAAGCTTTTGTTGATGAATGTAAGGCTGAATTAAGAGCTGAAGGAATTCCTTACTCAGAAGATATAGAATGGGGTATAATGGTTGAAATACCAGCAGCTGCTGTATATGCTGATGAGTTAGCTAAATATGTTGATTTCTTCTCAATTGGAACTAACGACTTAATTCAATATACTTTAGCTGCAGATAGAATGAGCGAAAAGGTATCATACCTTTACAATCCAATGCATCCAGCAGTATTAAGATTAATAAAGATGACTATAGATGGAGCACATAAACATGGAAAATGGGTTGGAATGTGTGGAGAAATGGCAGGAGATGAAAATGCTATTCCAACATTAGTTGAGTATGGACTTGATGAATTCTCAATGAGTGCAACATCAATATTAACTGCTAAGAAGATAATATTAGATCAAGAATAA
- a CDS encoding tetratricopeptide repeat protein: MRDENKKYYNKALDLYNKGEIDKALEVCEKGISLDLKNSNLLNLKGLLLYLKGDLNGAVAAWKINKDYNNDSIAKTYLNDSYKDESREKLFKEAERLVNNLAINEAIERLLICSESDFNMIKVNNLLALCYLRKGDYDNSKLYLNKVLSIDKNNSTAKKIYKEINEFLEVKSNTKIFVPLLLLIFIITAITISYKSGLINKIINREKNELIYEDKSKTENKEEEENNREIKENNKAAEENNKEESDNLKEENKVTPLTNEEIQSNYEKASTYFEEENYKASKDLLIITLNSAENNHLHDDILFLLASSYDRLNEVEYAIKYFDEYLLKYDYGNYSQEAYYRMALIYKDIDINKSKKYAKELADKYPKSIYNNQNINTILNS, encoded by the coding sequence ATGAGGGACGAAAATAAAAAATATTATAACAAGGCATTAGATTTATATAATAAGGGTGAAATAGATAAAGCCTTAGAAGTATGTGAAAAGGGAATTTCCCTTGATTTAAAAAATTCAAATCTTTTAAACTTAAAAGGTCTTCTTTTATATTTAAAGGGAGATTTAAATGGTGCTGTTGCTGCCTGGAAAATTAATAAAGATTACAATAATGATTCAATAGCCAAAACATATTTAAATGATTCTTATAAAGATGAAAGCAGAGAAAAATTATTTAAAGAGGCAGAAAGATTAGTAAATAACCTAGCAATAAATGAAGCTATAGAAAGATTATTAATATGCAGTGAAAGTGATTTTAATATGATTAAAGTAAATAATCTATTAGCCTTATGTTATTTAAGAAAAGGAGACTATGATAACAGTAAATTATATTTAAATAAAGTCTTATCTATAGATAAAAATAACTCAACAGCTAAAAAAATATATAAAGAAATAAATGAATTTTTAGAAGTAAAATCTAATACAAAAATATTTGTGCCACTATTATTATTAATTTTTATTATTACAGCAATAACAATAAGCTATAAAAGTGGATTAATAAATAAAATAATAAATAGAGAAAAGAATGAATTAATCTATGAAGATAAAAGCAAAACTGAAAATAAGGAAGAGGAAGAAAATAATAGAGAAATTAAAGAGAATAATAAAGCTGCTGAGGAGAATAATAAGGAAGAAAGTGATAATTTAAAAGAAGAAAATAAAGTTACTCCTTTGACTAATGAAGAAATTCAAAGCAATTATGAAAAAGCAAGTACATATTTTGAGGAAGAAAATTATAAAGCTTCTAAAGATTTATTAATAATAACCTTAAATTCAGCAGAAAATAATCATTTACATGATGATATATTATTTTTATTAGCTTCTTCTTACGATAGACTTAATGAAGTAGAATACGCTATAAAATATTTCGATGAATATCTATTAAAATATGATTATGGCAATTATAGTCAAGAGGCTTATTATAGAATGGCTTTGATTTATAAAGATATAGATATTAATAAAAGCAAAAAATATGCAAAAGAATTAGCAGATAAATATCCTAAATCTATTTATAATAATCAAAATATAAATACAATATTAAACAGCTGA
- the iadA gene encoding beta-aspartyl-peptidase: protein MLTIIKGIKVYSPDYEGIKDVVLCGDKIEGIYDNIKIPADFIKINLINGNGKLLFPGFIDNHVHINGAGGEGGFRRRTPEIKFSDLTKAGITTVVGCIGTDGVCRDMRSLIAKANALEEEGITTFCYTGSYDIPVKTITDSIQADIMMLDKIIGVGEVALSDHRSSQPSYEAFLNVVAQARVGGILSGKAGIVNVHLGDGKRKLDYLFKLIEETEITPKQLLPTHINRSRTLFKSAEEYTKRGGFIDLTTSSDPDNLEPGELRASEGLRILIDRGVNIDNITFSSDGNGSMPLYDEGGNLTKLGICNVSSLYDEVKAAIKKYNVSIDNAIRVITKNPAEILALKNKGIIEEGKDADLVLVREDTLDIEMVIAKGKILVENGKAVVKGNFE from the coding sequence ATGCTAACCATAATAAAGGGCATAAAAGTTTACTCCCCAGACTACGAAGGAATAAAAGACGTAGTACTATGTGGAGATAAAATAGAAGGAATTTATGATAATATAAAAATTCCAGCAGATTTTATAAAAATTAATCTTATAAACGGTAATGGTAAACTACTTTTTCCAGGCTTTATAGACAATCATGTTCATATAAATGGAGCTGGTGGAGAAGGTGGATTTAGAAGAAGAACACCTGAAATAAAATTTTCCGATTTAACTAAGGCTGGAATTACCACTGTTGTAGGCTGTATAGGAACAGATGGTGTTTGTAGGGATATGAGGAGTTTGATAGCTAAGGCAAATGCATTAGAAGAGGAAGGAATAACAACCTTTTGTTATACAGGTTCTTATGATATACCAGTTAAGACTATAACAGATAGTATACAAGCAGATATTATGATGTTAGATAAAATAATTGGAGTTGGAGAAGTAGCTTTATCAGATCACAGAAGTTCACAACCTAGCTATGAAGCTTTTTTAAATGTAGTAGCACAAGCAAGGGTGGGAGGAATATTATCAGGTAAAGCTGGAATAGTCAATGTTCATTTAGGTGATGGAAAAAGAAAATTAGATTACTTATTTAAATTAATAGAAGAGACAGAAATTACACCAAAGCAGTTATTACCAACTCATATAAATAGAAGTAGAACATTATTTAAGTCAGCTGAAGAGTATACTAAAAGGGGAGGATTTATTGATCTAACAACAAGTTCAGATCCAGATAATTTAGAGCCAGGAGAACTAAGAGCTAGTGAAGGCTTAAGAATTCTAATTGATAGAGGAGTAAATATAGATAATATTACTTTTTCTTCTGATGGGAACGGAAGTATGCCATTATATGATGAAGGTGGAAATTTAACAAAGCTTGGCATATGTAATGTATCGAGTTTATATGATGAAGTAAAAGCAGCTATTAAAAAATATAATGTAAGTATAGATAATGCTATAAGAGTTATAACTAAAAATCCAGCAGAAATATTAGCCTTAAAGAATAAAGGAATTATTGAAGAAGGAAAGGATGCAGATTTAGTCTTAGTTAGAGAAGATACATTAGATATAGAGATGGTAATTGCAAAAGGAAAAATTTTAGTTGAGAATGGTAAGGCTGTAGTAAAAGGAAATTTTGAATAA
- a CDS encoding cell wall hydrolase yields the protein MKYLRKIFILCTLLIFSAEITTFASTKIENNNMASNIKNININDNIINNASPDADEVVEVFNYNDNKIYLTEYDINLMAQVVYAESKGEPYEGKVAVASVILNRVLSPGFPNSIEEVVFQPNAFSCVIDGKISVTPTQECYDAVYDAIRGNDPTNEALFFYNPETATCSWMTNIEKTQSTSIGRHLFFNTK from the coding sequence ATGAAATATTTAAGAAAAATATTTATCTTATGCACTCTCCTAATATTTTCAGCAGAAATAACTACTTTTGCTTCAACTAAAATTGAAAATAATAATATGGCAAGTAATATAAAAAATATAAATATAAATGATAACATAATAAATAATGCATCACCAGATGCAGATGAGGTAGTTGAGGTTTTTAACTATAATGATAATAAAATTTATTTAACTGAATACGACATTAATTTAATGGCACAAGTTGTATATGCTGAAAGTAAAGGAGAGCCCTATGAGGGTAAGGTGGCGGTAGCTTCTGTTATTTTAAACAGAGTATTAAGTCCAGGTTTTCCAAATAGCATAGAAGAGGTAGTTTTTCAACCAAATGCCTTTTCTTGTGTTATTGATGGAAAAATATCAGTTACTCCAACCCAAGAATGTTATGATGCTGTTTACGATGCTATAAGAGGTAATGACCCAACGAATGAAGCATTATTCTTTTATAATCCAGAAACAGCAACCTGCTCATGGATGACAAATATTGAAAAAACACAAAGCACATCCATAGGCAGACACTTATTTTTTAATACAAAATAG
- the cdaA gene encoding diadenylate cyclase CdaA, with the protein MQDISIFITNTIKNISISSILDIAVVAYLFYKGYMLIRGTRAEQLLKGIMFMVFLIPVSYLLNLEVVNFILNKTLTVGLISVVIIFQPEIRRVLEHIGRRAFDEVYNIEDQEERSIVINEIVTAVKNLSDSKTGALLVIEQATGLGEILGTGTILDAKISSNLLENIFVVNTPLHDGATIIRKDRIIASGCVLPLTNNDKIDKKLGTRHRAAIGLSEVSDSINIIVSEETGIISLAINGKLTRNYDAEKLRIILLHLLKNKEKKNVKSAGEKVKSWIKIKKIKE; encoded by the coding sequence TTGCAAGATATAAGTATATTTATTACAAATACAATTAAAAATATATCAATATCATCTATTTTAGATATAGCAGTTGTTGCCTATTTATTTTATAAAGGATATATGTTAATAAGAGGTACCAGGGCTGAACAATTATTAAAGGGAATAATGTTTATGGTATTTTTAATTCCTGTAAGTTATTTACTAAACTTAGAGGTTGTAAACTTTATATTAAATAAAACTTTGACTGTAGGATTAATATCAGTGGTTATTATTTTTCAGCCGGAAATTAGGAGGGTATTAGAGCATATTGGAAGAAGGGCCTTTGATGAAGTTTATAATATAGAAGATCAAGAAGAAAGAAGTATTGTAATAAACGAAATAGTTACAGCAGTAAAGAATTTATCAGATAGTAAAACAGGAGCTCTATTAGTAATTGAACAAGCAACAGGTTTAGGAGAAATATTAGGTACAGGAACTATTTTAGATGCAAAGATTTCATCTAATTTATTAGAAAATATATTTGTAGTTAATACCCCTCTCCATGATGGTGCAACTATAATAAGAAAAGATAGAATAATTGCATCAGGATGTGTCTTGCCCTTAACCAATAATGACAAAATAGATAAAAAATTAGGAACAAGACATAGAGCAGCTATAGGTTTATCAGAAGTGTCTGATTCAATAAATATTATAGTGTCAGAAGAAACCGGGATAATTTCACTGGCTATTAATGGAAAGCTAACAAGAAATTATGATGCAGAAAAATTAAGAATAATTTTGTTACATCTCCTTAAAAACAAAGAAAAGAAAAATGTTAAGTCAGCTGGAGAGAAGGTGAAATCTTGGATAAAGATAAAAAAGATAAAGGAATAA
- a CDS encoding YbbR-like domain-containing protein, which yields MDKDKKDKGIIIIICTILSVALWIYVTNVENKIRTTEINKIPVELINEEALKASNLAVVPGQELYITLKVEGNTADINQIKRSDFKVQVDLAEYAWKKGVNKVPVSIVDYPVSVSIKNTNALTVSINIDNYLEKTINIESNINITPRLGYFAAAAVITPETVKISGAESYVNMVNKVVVKDNINDAYENISAEYKIIPIDDEGKELTGIYLSQETAKVEIKVSKGKSVKVNIPTIGELPNKLKLSSLKQNKETVELLGEKEVIDGVNEVSTEPLDLSTITANKEVFLKIIAPENTTVSEGEEYIRVTVEVIKYITKDFNVTFTTSGLVEGLNITPNKDKIRVIISGYETDIKNINENNIRASLDLSGYTKEGSFEKAPKITIEGITSEYGLDYIEPVSFKITKEAEVPTQGSPQETDRNQGE from the coding sequence TTGGATAAAGATAAAAAAGATAAAGGAATAATAATAATAATATGTACTATATTATCTGTGGCTCTATGGATATATGTAACTAACGTAGAAAATAAAATAAGAACTACAGAAATAAATAAAATACCAGTTGAGTTAATTAATGAAGAGGCGTTAAAAGCTTCAAATTTGGCAGTAGTTCCAGGACAGGAATTATATATTACTTTAAAAGTTGAAGGTAATACTGCTGATATAAATCAAATAAAAAGAAGCGATTTTAAGGTACAAGTAGATTTAGCTGAATATGCATGGAAAAAAGGTGTAAATAAAGTTCCAGTATCAATAGTAGACTATCCAGTTTCGGTAAGTATAAAAAATACAAATGCATTAACAGTTTCTATTAATATAGATAATTATTTAGAAAAGACAATAAATATTGAATCAAATATTAATATTACTCCAAGGCTTGGCTATTTTGCAGCAGCAGCGGTGATTACTCCAGAGACAGTTAAGATAAGCGGGGCAGAGTCTTATGTAAATATGGTAAATAAAGTAGTTGTAAAAGATAATATAAATGATGCTTATGAAAATATTTCAGCAGAATATAAAATAATTCCTATAGATGATGAAGGAAAAGAATTAACAGGGATATATTTATCACAAGAAACCGCAAAAGTAGAAATAAAAGTAAGTAAGGGAAAATCTGTTAAAGTTAATATTCCAACTATTGGAGAACTTCCAAATAAACTAAAGCTTAGTTCTTTAAAACAAAATAAAGAGACTGTGGAATTATTAGGAGAAAAGGAAGTAATTGATGGAGTAAATGAGGTTTCTACTGAACCACTAGATTTATCAACAATAACGGCGAACAAAGAAGTATTTCTTAAAATTATTGCTCCAGAAAATACCACTGTATCAGAAGGAGAAGAATATATAAGGGTTACTGTAGAAGTAATAAAATATATAACTAAAGATTTTAATGTAACTTTTACTACTAGTGGATTAGTAGAAGGATTAAATATTACTCCTAATAAAGATAAAATAAGAGTTATAATTAGCGGTTATGAAACAGATATAAAAAATATAAATGAAAATAATATAAGAGCTAGTTTAGATTTAAGCGGTTATACTAAAGAGGGTTCTTTTGAAAAGGCACCTAAAATTACTATTGAAGGTATAACTTCAGAATATGGCTTAGATTATATAGAACCAGTAAGTTTTAAAATAACAAAAGAAGCAGAAGTTCCAACCCAGGGAAGTCCACAAGAAACAGATAGAAACCAAGGAGAATGA